A genomic region of Bombus terrestris chromosome 12, iyBomTerr1.2, whole genome shotgun sequence contains the following coding sequences:
- the LOC100643541 gene encoding WASH complex subunit 2 isoform X1 gives MDISNGMDKSWDHPWTTDEMRKKRREWSLAGDAGLLKHLQQFSNNVVSRANKTQEALDSLTTQLNETAIFIDNVTNTSLALANTQFIESRVQEDNIEIGQQAETLVKQGKDEDSATADFIASVSESVKQGLNIMYEKYKEMEFVDSDSEEEDNKVVLSVVLGPNNPYQDRPLPYVIGSEKWKNSNKIGLESSSSSESEQVDEEEESESEDDTTAAFKDYSMNAAPKTNIVGLLPSLNESDYSKRNDMTYIIGNDKMDALSQNEIDSVPDSVTPADNTSKIPLPNNITPNFAEELAKRLGTVRQTEKPVVDEKNEASINRFKDDLFTPEEDENILNDKSKTIISRSKGFLNDQFAENASKERQIKSYKNNIIPASIDVPPPISTVSTKPKSAIDDLFGDADSDIFSPKNTVTKNKYSSNNNQSAKTEGTRKNHLEIASSVTSNMTTSTPETNVNTNLFSDDEDVGDLFGSSKHQQLNKKKPGGEVSIFGNILTSEIESKLSRRISRTQSSGSSGSNTPANYEISASNESALDRSRNVILNNNINEQDSIVTARNNAENSNLVNESSYSSGISIHPSSINNTGGSSIGVDFQPQMTSTRLKSEEIYREQITSDSLFTARTQNPANATSILNSTNNQPQEESIEDVLSIAQDDVFENEDLFGPPPLPKADSKPAKSKMPSLFDDSDSGDELFSTTSSGSRSQRSSDLLTSQYSDKIKSTQRRGLFDEEIDIFDNKDSLDVDIFGIIPKPVAKQESSTSGRKFLDIPDDDLFASNIRDTIPRNNGLEKSKNVATSKEIRLFDDDDIEDGDLFATKPVKSETKNEPDIFNDDDENDLFSAQKPIDKKQKDNKQPSETAAFGIDITDQKVSTEKNKSKSSDILSGNGLFSTAIGSHGLIFEDDDYDDLFSTKNVSTEKTKEDAHLNLKTTEDTKEHSIKNIEISNSSDIFVKSEESNVPVTASTDIEQDNDKDMHRVSSSDEREPMQNSENELKKSPPKSLDIHTSATLSSPEKNNQAAKRVVSGKIKNLMGRMGDLKLISPMDTPPVWRKSKEKADEEDSAADRDSDDGGCLSTQGPNSPLSVSGKCCFVEDSTTQKQSQQSMISDENNAENAISFDEPAQLETLSTTASKTRVRIQARRRPQSRQARKSAIRQSGIDFDTVDFVENNSQDENQVNQSSSIFNKETLTVGNISAAHTTAAISDHLVSSTNDNVYRAPDTNIFLAADDKSELGSISKESSVSANKNTLLSPSTDEEDLFDVPPDLPEDPQKEDTLFGRAPILSPVEKVVSEKPPVTFKVLKDTHIKQIDDIKTETGKTEQQEEKSSTLSESSTTSNVNAAISCAIKKESKSEDTKFEDESKKMIDPLRDDSHDPLKDPSQLFAFVTKTPSPEKGKNLLFSEDDSLFSSGNKKFIEEKTTKKPILDLFTDDAESDLFSTTLTKAVKKPLKDTKISLFDEEDEDDSLFGSVVKKSTIENIPEKRHSMEQTAKKISLFGNDDNDTNLFSEPFDQTQKSDSGSIQEQSSKNDMLTNITETVRTSHITDIFADQSSGEDDIFAKTSASKKTTVTSKSLFPSDDDDDDDNIFGKKFTSESQVNSAETRSIVKKAVTRDLKKTAEKIGEDPLSALLDD, from the exons ATG GACATATCAAATGGGATGGATAAGTCATGGGATCATCCATGGACTACAGATGAAATGCGAAAAAAGAGAAGGGAATGGAGTTTAGCAGGTGATGCAGGACTCCTTAAACATCTGCAGCAATTTTCTAAC AATGTGGTATCAAGGGCAAATAAAACTCAAGAAGCCTTAGATTCACTGACAACACAACTAAATGAAACAGCAATATTTATAGATAATGTTACCAATACATCTTTGGCTTTAGCCAATACTCAATTTATTGAAAGCCGTGTACAGGAGGATAATATAGAGATTGGACAACAAGCAGAAACATTAGTGAAG CAAGGTAAGGATGAAGATTCTGCAACTGCAGATTTCATAGCTAGTGTGAGTGAAAGTGTCAAGCAAGGCCTAAATATaatgtatgaaaaatataagGAAATGGAGTTTGTTGATAGTGATAGTGAAGAAGAGGACAATAAAGTAGTACTAAG CGTTGTATTGGGGCCAAATAATCCATACCAAGATCGGCCTTTGCCTTATGTCATTGGCtcagaaaaatggaaaaattcaaataaaattggtCTAGAAAGCAGTAGCAGCAGTGAATCTGAACAagtagacgaagaagaagaatcaGAAAGCGAAGATGATACCACAGCAGCATTTAAAGATTACAGTATGAATGCTGCACCAAAAACAAACATTGTTGGATTACTACCTTCTTTGAATGAATCGGATTACAGTAAAAGAAATGATATGACATATATTATAGGAAATGACAAAATGGATGCACTTAGTCAAAATGAAATAGATTCAGTACCTGATTCAGTTACTCCTGCTGATAATACATCAAAG ATACCATTGCCGAACAATATAACACCAAATTTTGCAGAAGAGTTAGCCAAGCGATTAGGTACAGTTCGACAGACTGAAAAACCTGTTGTAGATGAAAAAAATGAGGCATCGATAAATCGATTTAAAG atgATTTATTTACACCAGAGgaagatgaaaatattttaaacgataaatctaaaactataaTCAGTAGAAGTAAAGGATTTTTAAATGATCAATTTGCAGAAAATGCATCCAAGGAAAGACAAATCAAATCGtataagaataatattatacCTGCTAGCATCGATGTGCCGCCTCCAATTAGTACTGTTT CGACGAAACCAAAATCTGCAATCGATGATCTTTTCGGTGATGCTGATTCCGACATTTTTTCCCCGAAAAATACagttacaaaaaataaatattctagcaATAATAATCAGTCGGCAAAGACAGAAGGAACGCGAAAGAATCATTTAGAGATAGCATCATCAGTAACTAGTAATATGACTACGAGTACTCCAGAAACTAACGTAAATACTAATTTATTTAGCGATGATGAAGATGTTGGTGACCTCTTCGGATCGTCTAAACATCAACAACTAAATAAAAAG AAACCAGGAGGGGAAGTATCAATATTTGGAAATATCTTAACTTCAGAGATTGAAAGTAAGCTATCTCGTAGGATATCACGAACTCAATCATCTGGATCTTCTGGAAGTAATACACCAGCAAATTATGAAATTAGTGCTAGCAATGAATCGGCACTTGATCGTTCGCGAAATGTTATTCTGaacaataatattaacgaaCAAGACTCTATTGTGACAGCAAGGAATAATGCAGAAAATTCAAACCTTGTTAATGAAAGTAGTTACAGCAGTGGAATATCAATTCATCCATCAAGTATTAATAATACAGGTGGTTCAAGTATAGG CGTTGACTTCCAGCCACAAATGACATCAACGCGTTTAAAATCGGAAGAGATCTATCGGGAACAAATCACCAGTGACAGTCTCTTCACTGCACGTACACAGAATCCAGCGAATGctacttcaattttaaattcaacAAATAATCAACCGCAGGAAGAATCGATCGAGGATGTATTGTCTATAGCGCAAGACGACGTATTCGAGAACGAAGATCTGTTTGGCCCACCCCCGTTACCGAAAGCGGATTCAAAACCAGCAAAATCAAAGATGCCTTCGTTATTTGACGATTCCGACTCTGGTGACGAGTTGTTTTCGACGACCAGCTCAGGTTCTAGATCGCAAAGGAGTTCCGATTTATTAACTTCTCAGTATTCTGATAAAATAAAATCCACGCAACGCAGAGGTCTCTTTGACGAGGAAATCGATATATTCGATAATAAGGATTCGCTAGACGTTGATATTTTTGGTATAATACCGAAACCGGTTGCGAAACAGGAAAGCAGTACCTCTGGTAGAAAATTTCTGGACATACCTGATGATGATCTGTTTGCAAGCAATATTCGAGACACGATACCAAGAAATAATGGCTTGGAGAAAAGCAAAAATGTTGCCACATCGAAGGAAATTAGGTTGTTTGACGACGACGATATCGAAGATGGCGATTTATTTGCTACGAAACCTGTCAAAAGCGAAACTAAAAATGAGCCTGATATTTTCAACGACGACGATGAGAATGATTTGTTTTCCGCCCAGAAACCAATTGATAAAAAGCAGAAAGATAACAAACAGCCATCAGAAACGGCTGCATTCGGAATAGATATCACGGATCAGAAAGTATCCACTGAAAAGAACAAAAGTAAGAGTAGCGATATTCTTTCGGGCAACGGATTGTTTTCTACTGCCATTGGATCGCATGGATTAATCTTTGAGGATGACGACTATGACGATTTGTTCAGTACCAAAAATGTATCAacggaaaaaacaaaagaggaTGCACATTTAAATTTGAAGACGACAGAGGATACTAAGGAacattctattaaaaatattgaaatatcaaatAGTTCTGACATTTTTGTGAAATCTGAAGAATCAAACGTTCCTGTTACTGCGTCCACGGACATAGAACAAGATAATGATAAAGATATGCATCGAGTTAGTAGCTCTGACGAACGTGAACCTATGCAAAATAGTGAAAATGAATTAAAGAAGAGTCCTCCAAAATCTTTAGACATACATACATCTGCCACGTTATCTTCGCCTGAAAAGAACAATCAGGCAGCGAAACGCGTGGTTTctggaaagataaaaaatttgatGGGAAGAATGGGCGATTTGAAGTTGATTTCACCTATGGATACACCACCAGTATGgcgaaaaagcaaagaaaaggcAGATGAAGAAGATAGTGCAGCGGATAGAGATAGCGACGACGGTGGATGTCTTAGCACACAAGGTCCTAATTCGCCGTTAAGTGTATCAG GAAAATGTTGTTTTGTAGAAGATAGTACTACGCAGAAGCAATCACAGCAATCAATGATTTCGGATGAAAATAATGCAGAAAATGCCATTAGTTTCGATGAACCAGCCCAGCTAGAGACGTTGTCTACTACCGCTTCGAAG aCTCGGGTTAGGATACAAGCGAGACGCCGACCACAAAGTAGGCAAGCACGAAAATCCGCTATCAGACAAAGCGGAATCGACTTTGATACCGTAGACTTCGTTGAGAATAATTCACAAGATGAGAATCAGGTTAATCAATCGTCAAGTATTTTCAAtaaagagacccttacagttgGGAACATCAGTGCTGCTCATACTACCGCCGCGATTTCTGACCACTTGGTTTCGTCTACCAACGATAATGTTTATAGAGCCCCTGATACTAATATATTCTTGGCTGCGGATGATAAATCTGAATTAGGGAGCATAAGTAAGGAAAGTTCAGTGAGTGCTAACAAAAATACCTTACTGTCACCGTCTACGGACGAAGAAGATTTATTTGATGTACCACCTGATTTACCAGAGGATCCACAGAAAGAAGATACACTGTTTGGTAGGGCGCCTATTCTCTCCCCAGTTGAGAAAGTCGTTTCTGAAAAGCCACCCGTTACCTTTAAAGTATTGAAAGACACGCATATTAAACAAATCGACGATATAAAGACAGAAACGGGAAAAACCGAGCAACAGGAAGAAAAGAGTAGCACGTTATCCGAATCTAGTACCACTTCCAATGTAAACGCTGCAATTTCATGCGCTATTAAAAAGGAATCCAAATCAGAGGACACGAAATTCGAAGACGAATCGAAAAAAATGATCGATCCGTTACGAGATGATAGTCACGATCCGTTGAAAGATCCCAGTCAGTTATTTGCCTTTGTTACGAAAACACCGTCTccagaaaaaggaaagaatttgTTATTTTCCGAAGACGATAGTTTGTTTTCTAGCGGTAATAAGAAATTCATCGAAGAAAAAACTACGAAGAAACCAATTTTGGACTTGTTTACCGATGATGCGGAAAGCGATTTGTTTTCGACGACTTTAACTAAAGCCGTGAAAAAGCCTTTAAAGGATACCAAGATTAGTTTATTCGATGAAGAAGACGAAGATGATAGTTTATTTGGATCCGTTGTAAAAAAGTCGACGATAGAAAACATACCCGAAAAGAGACATTCTATGGAGCAAACTGCGAAGAAAATAAGCTTATTTGGTAATGATGATAACGACACAAATTTGTTCTCTGAGCCATTCGATCAAACACAGAAGTCAGATTCTGGAAGTATTCAAGAGCAATCGAGTAAAAATGATATGTTAACCAACATTACCGAGACCGTAAGAACCTCGCATATTACGGATATTTTTGCCGATCAATCGAGCGGAGAAGATGATATTTTCGCCAAGACATCAGCTTCAAAGAAAACCACTGTCACGTCGAAGTCGCTGTTTCCTtctgacgacgacgacgacgatgataatATTTTCGGTAAGAAATTCACAAGCGAATCACAGGTAAACTCAGCAGAAACGCGTTCGATCGTTAAAAAAGCGGTGACAAGGGATCTAAAAAAGACAGCTGAAAAGATTGGCGAAGATCCATTGAGTGCTCTACTAGATgactaa
- the LOC100643541 gene encoding WASH complex subunit 2 isoform X2 — MDISNGMDKSWDHPWTTDEMRKKRREWSLAGDAGLLKHLQQFSNNVVSRANKTQEALDSLTTQLNETAIFIDNVTNTSLALANTQFIESRVQEDNIEIGQQAETLVKQGKDEDSATADFIASVSESVKQGLNIMYEKYKEMEFVDSDSEEEDNKVVLSVVLGPNNPYQDRPLPYVIGSEKWKNSNKIGLESSSSSESEQVDEEEESESEDDTTAAFKDYSMNAAPKTNIVGLLPSLNESDYSKRNDMTYIIGNDKMDALSQNEIDSVPDSVTPADNTSKIPLPNNITPNFAEELAKRLGTVRQTEKPVVDEKNEASINRFKDDLFTPEEDENILNDKSKTIISRSKGFLNDQFAENASKERQIKSYKNNIIPASIDVPPPISTVSTKPKSAIDDLFGDADSDIFSPKNTVTKNKYSSNNNQSAKTEGTRKNHLEIASSVTSNMTTSTPETNVNTNLFSDDEDVGDLFGSSKHQQLNKKKPGGEVSIFGNILTSEIESKLSRRISRTQSSGSSGSNTPANYEISASNESALDRSRNVILNNNINEQDSIVTARNNAENSNLVNESSYSSGISIHPSSINNTGGSSIGVDFQPQMTSTRLKSEEIYREQITSDSLFTARTQNPANATSILNSTNNQPQEESIEDVLSIAQDDVFENEDLFGPPPLPKADSKPAKSKMPSLFDDSDSGDELFSTTSSGSRSQRSSDLLTSQYSDKIKSTQRRGLFDEEIDIFDNKDSLDVDIFGIIPKPVAKQESSTSGRKFLDIPDDDLFASNIRDTIPRNNGLEKSKNVATSKEIRLFDDDDIEDGDLFATKPVKSETKNEPDIFNDDDENDLFSAQKPIDKKQKDNKQPSETAAFGIDITDQKVSTEKNKSKSSDILSGNGLFSTAIGSHGLIFEDDDYDDLFSTKNVSTEKTKEDAHLNLKTTEDTKEHSIKNIEISNSSDIFVKSEESNVPVTASTDIEQDNDKDMHRVSSSDEREPMQNSENELKKSPPKSLDIHTSATLSSPEKNNQAAKRVVSGKIKNLMGRMGDLKLISPMDTPPVWRKSKEKADEEDSAADRDSDDGGCLSTQGPNSPLSVSEDSTTQKQSQQSMISDENNAENAISFDEPAQLETLSTTASKTRVRIQARRRPQSRQARKSAIRQSGIDFDTVDFVENNSQDENQVNQSSSIFNKETLTVGNISAAHTTAAISDHLVSSTNDNVYRAPDTNIFLAADDKSELGSISKESSVSANKNTLLSPSTDEEDLFDVPPDLPEDPQKEDTLFGRAPILSPVEKVVSEKPPVTFKVLKDTHIKQIDDIKTETGKTEQQEEKSSTLSESSTTSNVNAAISCAIKKESKSEDTKFEDESKKMIDPLRDDSHDPLKDPSQLFAFVTKTPSPEKGKNLLFSEDDSLFSSGNKKFIEEKTTKKPILDLFTDDAESDLFSTTLTKAVKKPLKDTKISLFDEEDEDDSLFGSVVKKSTIENIPEKRHSMEQTAKKISLFGNDDNDTNLFSEPFDQTQKSDSGSIQEQSSKNDMLTNITETVRTSHITDIFADQSSGEDDIFAKTSASKKTTVTSKSLFPSDDDDDDDNIFGKKFTSESQVNSAETRSIVKKAVTRDLKKTAEKIGEDPLSALLDD, encoded by the exons ATG GACATATCAAATGGGATGGATAAGTCATGGGATCATCCATGGACTACAGATGAAATGCGAAAAAAGAGAAGGGAATGGAGTTTAGCAGGTGATGCAGGACTCCTTAAACATCTGCAGCAATTTTCTAAC AATGTGGTATCAAGGGCAAATAAAACTCAAGAAGCCTTAGATTCACTGACAACACAACTAAATGAAACAGCAATATTTATAGATAATGTTACCAATACATCTTTGGCTTTAGCCAATACTCAATTTATTGAAAGCCGTGTACAGGAGGATAATATAGAGATTGGACAACAAGCAGAAACATTAGTGAAG CAAGGTAAGGATGAAGATTCTGCAACTGCAGATTTCATAGCTAGTGTGAGTGAAAGTGTCAAGCAAGGCCTAAATATaatgtatgaaaaatataagGAAATGGAGTTTGTTGATAGTGATAGTGAAGAAGAGGACAATAAAGTAGTACTAAG CGTTGTATTGGGGCCAAATAATCCATACCAAGATCGGCCTTTGCCTTATGTCATTGGCtcagaaaaatggaaaaattcaaataaaattggtCTAGAAAGCAGTAGCAGCAGTGAATCTGAACAagtagacgaagaagaagaatcaGAAAGCGAAGATGATACCACAGCAGCATTTAAAGATTACAGTATGAATGCTGCACCAAAAACAAACATTGTTGGATTACTACCTTCTTTGAATGAATCGGATTACAGTAAAAGAAATGATATGACATATATTATAGGAAATGACAAAATGGATGCACTTAGTCAAAATGAAATAGATTCAGTACCTGATTCAGTTACTCCTGCTGATAATACATCAAAG ATACCATTGCCGAACAATATAACACCAAATTTTGCAGAAGAGTTAGCCAAGCGATTAGGTACAGTTCGACAGACTGAAAAACCTGTTGTAGATGAAAAAAATGAGGCATCGATAAATCGATTTAAAG atgATTTATTTACACCAGAGgaagatgaaaatattttaaacgataaatctaaaactataaTCAGTAGAAGTAAAGGATTTTTAAATGATCAATTTGCAGAAAATGCATCCAAGGAAAGACAAATCAAATCGtataagaataatattatacCTGCTAGCATCGATGTGCCGCCTCCAATTAGTACTGTTT CGACGAAACCAAAATCTGCAATCGATGATCTTTTCGGTGATGCTGATTCCGACATTTTTTCCCCGAAAAATACagttacaaaaaataaatattctagcaATAATAATCAGTCGGCAAAGACAGAAGGAACGCGAAAGAATCATTTAGAGATAGCATCATCAGTAACTAGTAATATGACTACGAGTACTCCAGAAACTAACGTAAATACTAATTTATTTAGCGATGATGAAGATGTTGGTGACCTCTTCGGATCGTCTAAACATCAACAACTAAATAAAAAG AAACCAGGAGGGGAAGTATCAATATTTGGAAATATCTTAACTTCAGAGATTGAAAGTAAGCTATCTCGTAGGATATCACGAACTCAATCATCTGGATCTTCTGGAAGTAATACACCAGCAAATTATGAAATTAGTGCTAGCAATGAATCGGCACTTGATCGTTCGCGAAATGTTATTCTGaacaataatattaacgaaCAAGACTCTATTGTGACAGCAAGGAATAATGCAGAAAATTCAAACCTTGTTAATGAAAGTAGTTACAGCAGTGGAATATCAATTCATCCATCAAGTATTAATAATACAGGTGGTTCAAGTATAGG CGTTGACTTCCAGCCACAAATGACATCAACGCGTTTAAAATCGGAAGAGATCTATCGGGAACAAATCACCAGTGACAGTCTCTTCACTGCACGTACACAGAATCCAGCGAATGctacttcaattttaaattcaacAAATAATCAACCGCAGGAAGAATCGATCGAGGATGTATTGTCTATAGCGCAAGACGACGTATTCGAGAACGAAGATCTGTTTGGCCCACCCCCGTTACCGAAAGCGGATTCAAAACCAGCAAAATCAAAGATGCCTTCGTTATTTGACGATTCCGACTCTGGTGACGAGTTGTTTTCGACGACCAGCTCAGGTTCTAGATCGCAAAGGAGTTCCGATTTATTAACTTCTCAGTATTCTGATAAAATAAAATCCACGCAACGCAGAGGTCTCTTTGACGAGGAAATCGATATATTCGATAATAAGGATTCGCTAGACGTTGATATTTTTGGTATAATACCGAAACCGGTTGCGAAACAGGAAAGCAGTACCTCTGGTAGAAAATTTCTGGACATACCTGATGATGATCTGTTTGCAAGCAATATTCGAGACACGATACCAAGAAATAATGGCTTGGAGAAAAGCAAAAATGTTGCCACATCGAAGGAAATTAGGTTGTTTGACGACGACGATATCGAAGATGGCGATTTATTTGCTACGAAACCTGTCAAAAGCGAAACTAAAAATGAGCCTGATATTTTCAACGACGACGATGAGAATGATTTGTTTTCCGCCCAGAAACCAATTGATAAAAAGCAGAAAGATAACAAACAGCCATCAGAAACGGCTGCATTCGGAATAGATATCACGGATCAGAAAGTATCCACTGAAAAGAACAAAAGTAAGAGTAGCGATATTCTTTCGGGCAACGGATTGTTTTCTACTGCCATTGGATCGCATGGATTAATCTTTGAGGATGACGACTATGACGATTTGTTCAGTACCAAAAATGTATCAacggaaaaaacaaaagaggaTGCACATTTAAATTTGAAGACGACAGAGGATACTAAGGAacattctattaaaaatattgaaatatcaaatAGTTCTGACATTTTTGTGAAATCTGAAGAATCAAACGTTCCTGTTACTGCGTCCACGGACATAGAACAAGATAATGATAAAGATATGCATCGAGTTAGTAGCTCTGACGAACGTGAACCTATGCAAAATAGTGAAAATGAATTAAAGAAGAGTCCTCCAAAATCTTTAGACATACATACATCTGCCACGTTATCTTCGCCTGAAAAGAACAATCAGGCAGCGAAACGCGTGGTTTctggaaagataaaaaatttgatGGGAAGAATGGGCGATTTGAAGTTGATTTCACCTATGGATACACCACCAGTATGgcgaaaaagcaaagaaaaggcAGATGAAGAAGATAGTGCAGCGGATAGAGATAGCGACGACGGTGGATGTCTTAGCACACAAGGTCCTAATTCGCCGTTAAGTGTATCAG AAGATAGTACTACGCAGAAGCAATCACAGCAATCAATGATTTCGGATGAAAATAATGCAGAAAATGCCATTAGTTTCGATGAACCAGCCCAGCTAGAGACGTTGTCTACTACCGCTTCGAAG aCTCGGGTTAGGATACAAGCGAGACGCCGACCACAAAGTAGGCAAGCACGAAAATCCGCTATCAGACAAAGCGGAATCGACTTTGATACCGTAGACTTCGTTGAGAATAATTCACAAGATGAGAATCAGGTTAATCAATCGTCAAGTATTTTCAAtaaagagacccttacagttgGGAACATCAGTGCTGCTCATACTACCGCCGCGATTTCTGACCACTTGGTTTCGTCTACCAACGATAATGTTTATAGAGCCCCTGATACTAATATATTCTTGGCTGCGGATGATAAATCTGAATTAGGGAGCATAAGTAAGGAAAGTTCAGTGAGTGCTAACAAAAATACCTTACTGTCACCGTCTACGGACGAAGAAGATTTATTTGATGTACCACCTGATTTACCAGAGGATCCACAGAAAGAAGATACACTGTTTGGTAGGGCGCCTATTCTCTCCCCAGTTGAGAAAGTCGTTTCTGAAAAGCCACCCGTTACCTTTAAAGTATTGAAAGACACGCATATTAAACAAATCGACGATATAAAGACAGAAACGGGAAAAACCGAGCAACAGGAAGAAAAGAGTAGCACGTTATCCGAATCTAGTACCACTTCCAATGTAAACGCTGCAATTTCATGCGCTATTAAAAAGGAATCCAAATCAGAGGACACGAAATTCGAAGACGAATCGAAAAAAATGATCGATCCGTTACGAGATGATAGTCACGATCCGTTGAAAGATCCCAGTCAGTTATTTGCCTTTGTTACGAAAACACCGTCTccagaaaaaggaaagaatttgTTATTTTCCGAAGACGATAGTTTGTTTTCTAGCGGTAATAAGAAATTCATCGAAGAAAAAACTACGAAGAAACCAATTTTGGACTTGTTTACCGATGATGCGGAAAGCGATTTGTTTTCGACGACTTTAACTAAAGCCGTGAAAAAGCCTTTAAAGGATACCAAGATTAGTTTATTCGATGAAGAAGACGAAGATGATAGTTTATTTGGATCCGTTGTAAAAAAGTCGACGATAGAAAACATACCCGAAAAGAGACATTCTATGGAGCAAACTGCGAAGAAAATAAGCTTATTTGGTAATGATGATAACGACACAAATTTGTTCTCTGAGCCATTCGATCAAACACAGAAGTCAGATTCTGGAAGTATTCAAGAGCAATCGAGTAAAAATGATATGTTAACCAACATTACCGAGACCGTAAGAACCTCGCATATTACGGATATTTTTGCCGATCAATCGAGCGGAGAAGATGATATTTTCGCCAAGACATCAGCTTCAAAGAAAACCACTGTCACGTCGAAGTCGCTGTTTCCTtctgacgacgacgacgacgatgataatATTTTCGGTAAGAAATTCACAAGCGAATCACAGGTAAACTCAGCAGAAACGCGTTCGATCGTTAAAAAAGCGGTGACAAGGGATCTAAAAAAGACAGCTGAAAAGATTGGCGAAGATCCATTGAGTGCTCTACTAGATgactaa